Proteins from one Sabethes cyaneus chromosome 2, idSabCyanKW18_F2, whole genome shotgun sequence genomic window:
- the LOC128733641 gene encoding GTP-binding nuclear protein Ran, protein MAEADMPTFKCVLVGDGGTGKTTFVKRHMTGEFEKKYVATLGVEVHPLVFHTNRGAIRFNVWDTAGQEKFGGLRDGYYIQGQCAIIMFDVTSRVTYKNVPNWHRDLVRVCENIPIVLCGNKVDIKDRKVKAKAIVFHRKKNLQYYDISAKSNYNFEKPFLWLARKLVGDPNLEFVAMPALLPPEVKMDKDWQQQIEKDLQEAQATALPDEDEDL, encoded by the exons ATGGCTGAAGCTGATATGCCAACGTTCAAGTGCGTCCTGGTCGGGGATGGCGGCACCGGGAAAACTACCTTCGTCAAGCGTCACATGACGGGAGAGTTCGAGAAAAAGTATGTGGCCACGCTCGGCGTTGAGGTGCATCCGCTCGTGTTTCACACGAACCGTGGCGCTATACGGTTCAACGTTTGGGACACGGCCGGTCAGGAGAAATTCGGCGGCCTACGAGACGGTTACTACATTCAGGGACAGTGTGCCATCATTATGTTCGACGTGACATCCCGCGTAACGTACAAGAATGTCCCCAACTGGCACCGGGATTTGGTTCGAGTGTGCGAAAATATTCCCATCGTCCTGTGCGGCAACAAAGTCGACATCAAGGACCGCAAAGTGAAAGCCAAGGCTATCGTATTCCATCGGAAGAAGAATTTGCAG TACTACGACATTTCCGCCAAGTCTAACTACAACTTCGAGAAGCCATTTTTGTGGCTGGCACGAAAGCTGGTCGGCGACCCGAACCTGGAGTTCGTGGCAATGCCCGCCCTGCTGCCACCGGAGGTCAAAATGGACAAAGATTGGCAGCAACAGATCGAGAAGGATCTGCAGGAAGCGCAAGCCACCGCGTTACCCGACGAGGATGAGGATCTGTAA